A window from Gopherus flavomarginatus isolate rGopFla2 chromosome 4, rGopFla2.mat.asm, whole genome shotgun sequence encodes these proteins:
- the ZNF513 gene encoding zinc finger protein 513 isoform X3: MAPGSSLEGLHVAGGRAGKVDAEDTLEETPGGDLVLQSDLLLGQDLEFEDSSDRIMGFEKDLEVDSLVGKISIPAYSLSDDDYSSCRQLSVESDPEEGREPGPTTPPCPQCGLQLAVRVGPSCPQCAGAEEGRGQRVLYSCQLCPFASHYSSHLKRHMKTHNGEKPFKCPHCDYASAQLVNLTRHKRTHTGERPYRCQACSFACSSLGNLRRHERIHSQDKPFQCSACAYRCNQRRNLQRHTRSHQQAEEGPCCRDKAQGPLLPELNLQVSGASSPRLQGEEADALPELLFPFTCRMCGLVLDDGLAQDESLVEQICSRCSLAMLSAEPDESPPESGTKGFSCSLCPFATHYPNHLARHMKTHSGEKPFACPLCPYASAHLDNLKRHQRVHTGERPYKCQLCDYACGNLANLKRHGRIHSGDKPFRCSLCSYRCNQSMNLKRHMLRHTGEKPFRCHLCPYTTGHWDNYKRHQKIHGPAAEGWASPPSAKPRLALPPPAASLH; the protein is encoded by the exons ATGGCTCCAGGCTCCTCTCTTGAAGGTCTCCACGTGGCGGGGGGACGAGCAGGAAAGG TGGACGCTGAAGACACTCTCGAGGAGACGCCAGGAGGGGATCTGGTGCTGCAGAGTGACCTGCTGCTGGGCCAGGACCTGGAGTTTGAGGACAGCAGCGACAGGATCATGGGCTTTGAGAAAGACTTGGAAG TGGACTCCCTGGTGGGGAAGATCTCCATCCCAGCTTACTCGCTGAGTGACGACGACTACTCCAGCTGCCGGCAGCTGAGCGTGGAGAGTGACCCCGAGGAGGGGCGGGAGCCTGGCCCCACAACCCCGCCTTGTCCTCAGTGTGGCCTGCAGCTGGCCGTGCGCGTGGGGCCGAGCTGCCCGCAGTGTGCGGGGGCCGAGGAGGGCCGGGGCCAGCGTGTGCTCTACTCCTGCCAACTCTGCCCCTTCGCCTCCCACTACTCCAGCCACCTCAAGCGCCACATGAAGACCCACAACGGCGAGAAGCCTTTCAAGTGCCCGCACTGCGACTATGCCTCGGCTCAGCTGGTGAACCTGACGCGGCACAAACGCACACACACGGGGGAGAGGCCCTACCGCTGCCAGGCCTGCAGCTTCGCCTGCAGCAGCCTGGGCAACCTGCGGCGCCACGAGCGCATCCACAGCCAGGACAAGCCCTTCCAGTGCAGCGCCTGTGCCTACCGCTGCAACCAGCGCCGTAACCTGCAGCGCCACACGCGGAGCCATCAGCAGGCGGAGGAGGGGCCCTGCTGCCGGGACAAGGCCCAAG GGCCGCTGCTGCCGGAGCTGAACCTGCAGGTGAGTGGTGCCAGCAGCCCCCGCCTGCAGGGCGAGGAGGCAGACGCCTTGCCGGAGCTGCTCTTCCCCTTCACCTGCCGCATGTGTGGGTTGGTGCTGGACGACGGTTTAGCGCAGGACGAGAGCCTGGTGGAGCAGATCTGCAGCCGCTGCAGCCTGGCCATGCTGAGCGCTGAGCCGGATGAGAGCCCCCCCGAGAGCGGCACCAAGGGCTTCTCCTGCAGCCTGTGCCCCTTCGCCACACACTACCCCAACCACCTGGCCCGCCACATGAAGACGCACAGCGGCGAGAAGCCCTTCGCCTGCCCCCTCTGTCCCTACGCCTCCGCCCACCTGGACAACCTCAAGCGACACCAGCGTGTGCACACAGGCGAGCGGCCCTACAAGTGCCAGCTCTGCGACTACGCCTGTGGCAACCTGGCCAACCTCAAGCGTCACGGCCGCATCCACTCCGGCGACAAGCCCTTCCGCTGCAGCCTGTGCAGCTACCGCTGCAACCAGAGCATGAACCTCAAACGCCACATGCTGCGCCACACGGGCGAGAAGCCCTTCCGCTGCCACCTCTGCCCCTACACCACCGGCCACTGGGACAACTACAAGCGCCACCAGAAGATCCACGGCCCTGCTGCTGAGGGCTGGGCCAGCCCCCCGAGTGCCAAGCCCCGGCTGGCCCTGCCGCCCCCAGCTGCCTCCCTGCACTAG
- the ZNF513 gene encoding zinc finger protein 513 isoform X5 → METKARQGCKWRSMVSVDSLVGKISIPAYSLSDDDYSSCRQLSVESDPEEGREPGPTTPPCPQCGLQLAVRVGPSCPQCAGAEEGRGQRVLYSCQLCPFASHYSSHLKRHMKTHNGEKPFKCPHCDYASAQLVNLTRHKRTHTGERPYRCQACSFACSSLGNLRRHERIHSQDKPFQCSACAYRCNQRRNLQRHTRSHQQAEEGPCCRDKAQGPLLPELNLQVSGASSPRLQGEEADALPELLFPFTCRMCGLVLDDGLAQDESLVEQICSRCSLAMLSAEPDESPPESGTKGFSCSLCPFATHYPNHLARHMKTHSGEKPFACPLCPYASAHLDNLKRHQRVHTGERPYKCQLCDYACGNLANLKRHGRIHSGDKPFRCSLCSYRCNQSMNLKRHMLRHTGEKPFRCHLCPYTTGHWDNYKRHQKIHGPAAEGWASPPSAKPRLALPPPAASLH, encoded by the exons ATGGAAACCAAGGCAAGACAAGGCTGCAAGTGGAGGAGCATGGTCAGCG TGGACTCCCTGGTGGGGAAGATCTCCATCCCAGCTTACTCGCTGAGTGACGACGACTACTCCAGCTGCCGGCAGCTGAGCGTGGAGAGTGACCCCGAGGAGGGGCGGGAGCCTGGCCCCACAACCCCGCCTTGTCCTCAGTGTGGCCTGCAGCTGGCCGTGCGCGTGGGGCCGAGCTGCCCGCAGTGTGCGGGGGCCGAGGAGGGCCGGGGCCAGCGTGTGCTCTACTCCTGCCAACTCTGCCCCTTCGCCTCCCACTACTCCAGCCACCTCAAGCGCCACATGAAGACCCACAACGGCGAGAAGCCTTTCAAGTGCCCGCACTGCGACTATGCCTCGGCTCAGCTGGTGAACCTGACGCGGCACAAACGCACACACACGGGGGAGAGGCCCTACCGCTGCCAGGCCTGCAGCTTCGCCTGCAGCAGCCTGGGCAACCTGCGGCGCCACGAGCGCATCCACAGCCAGGACAAGCCCTTCCAGTGCAGCGCCTGTGCCTACCGCTGCAACCAGCGCCGTAACCTGCAGCGCCACACGCGGAGCCATCAGCAGGCGGAGGAGGGGCCCTGCTGCCGGGACAAGGCCCAAG GGCCGCTGCTGCCGGAGCTGAACCTGCAGGTGAGTGGTGCCAGCAGCCCCCGCCTGCAGGGCGAGGAGGCAGACGCCTTGCCGGAGCTGCTCTTCCCCTTCACCTGCCGCATGTGTGGGTTGGTGCTGGACGACGGTTTAGCGCAGGACGAGAGCCTGGTGGAGCAGATCTGCAGCCGCTGCAGCCTGGCCATGCTGAGCGCTGAGCCGGATGAGAGCCCCCCCGAGAGCGGCACCAAGGGCTTCTCCTGCAGCCTGTGCCCCTTCGCCACACACTACCCCAACCACCTGGCCCGCCACATGAAGACGCACAGCGGCGAGAAGCCCTTCGCCTGCCCCCTCTGTCCCTACGCCTCCGCCCACCTGGACAACCTCAAGCGACACCAGCGTGTGCACACAGGCGAGCGGCCCTACAAGTGCCAGCTCTGCGACTACGCCTGTGGCAACCTGGCCAACCTCAAGCGTCACGGCCGCATCCACTCCGGCGACAAGCCCTTCCGCTGCAGCCTGTGCAGCTACCGCTGCAACCAGAGCATGAACCTCAAACGCCACATGCTGCGCCACACGGGCGAGAAGCCCTTCCGCTGCCACCTCTGCCCCTACACCACCGGCCACTGGGACAACTACAAGCGCCACCAGAAGATCCACGGCCCTGCTGCTGAGGGCTGGGCCAGCCCCCCGAGTGCCAAGCCCCGGCTGGCCCTGCCGCCCCCAGCTGCCTCCCTGCACTAG
- the ZNF513 gene encoding zinc finger protein 513 isoform X1, protein MAPGSSLEGLHVAGGRAGKVDAEDTLEETPGGDLVLQSDLLLGQDLEFEDSSDRIMGFEKDLEGPYLQTRLPLCSGLSQGAACLRQDVDKGNVDSLVGKISIPAYSLSDDDYSSCRQLSVESDPEEGREPGPTTPPCPQCGLQLAVRVGPSCPQCAGAEEGRGQRVLYSCQLCPFASHYSSHLKRHMKTHNGEKPFKCPHCDYASAQLVNLTRHKRTHTGERPYRCQACSFACSSLGNLRRHERIHSQDKPFQCSACAYRCNQRRNLQRHTRSHQQAEEGPCCRDKAQGPLLPELNLQVSGASSPRLQGEEADALPELLFPFTCRMCGLVLDDGLAQDESLVEQICSRCSLAMLSAEPDESPPESGTKGFSCSLCPFATHYPNHLARHMKTHSGEKPFACPLCPYASAHLDNLKRHQRVHTGERPYKCQLCDYACGNLANLKRHGRIHSGDKPFRCSLCSYRCNQSMNLKRHMLRHTGEKPFRCHLCPYTTGHWDNYKRHQKIHGPAAEGWASPPSAKPRLALPPPAASLH, encoded by the exons ATGGCTCCAGGCTCCTCTCTTGAAGGTCTCCACGTGGCGGGGGGACGAGCAGGAAAGG TGGACGCTGAAGACACTCTCGAGGAGACGCCAGGAGGGGATCTGGTGCTGCAGAGTGACCTGCTGCTGGGCCAGGACCTGGAGTTTGAGGACAGCAGCGACAGGATCATGGGCTTTGAGAAAGACTTGGAAG GACCCTACCTACAGACCAGGCTCCCATTGTGCTCGGGGCTGTCCCAAGGCGCTGCCTGCCTTAGACAAGACGTGGACAAAGGCAACG TGGACTCCCTGGTGGGGAAGATCTCCATCCCAGCTTACTCGCTGAGTGACGACGACTACTCCAGCTGCCGGCAGCTGAGCGTGGAGAGTGACCCCGAGGAGGGGCGGGAGCCTGGCCCCACAACCCCGCCTTGTCCTCAGTGTGGCCTGCAGCTGGCCGTGCGCGTGGGGCCGAGCTGCCCGCAGTGTGCGGGGGCCGAGGAGGGCCGGGGCCAGCGTGTGCTCTACTCCTGCCAACTCTGCCCCTTCGCCTCCCACTACTCCAGCCACCTCAAGCGCCACATGAAGACCCACAACGGCGAGAAGCCTTTCAAGTGCCCGCACTGCGACTATGCCTCGGCTCAGCTGGTGAACCTGACGCGGCACAAACGCACACACACGGGGGAGAGGCCCTACCGCTGCCAGGCCTGCAGCTTCGCCTGCAGCAGCCTGGGCAACCTGCGGCGCCACGAGCGCATCCACAGCCAGGACAAGCCCTTCCAGTGCAGCGCCTGTGCCTACCGCTGCAACCAGCGCCGTAACCTGCAGCGCCACACGCGGAGCCATCAGCAGGCGGAGGAGGGGCCCTGCTGCCGGGACAAGGCCCAAG GGCCGCTGCTGCCGGAGCTGAACCTGCAGGTGAGTGGTGCCAGCAGCCCCCGCCTGCAGGGCGAGGAGGCAGACGCCTTGCCGGAGCTGCTCTTCCCCTTCACCTGCCGCATGTGTGGGTTGGTGCTGGACGACGGTTTAGCGCAGGACGAGAGCCTGGTGGAGCAGATCTGCAGCCGCTGCAGCCTGGCCATGCTGAGCGCTGAGCCGGATGAGAGCCCCCCCGAGAGCGGCACCAAGGGCTTCTCCTGCAGCCTGTGCCCCTTCGCCACACACTACCCCAACCACCTGGCCCGCCACATGAAGACGCACAGCGGCGAGAAGCCCTTCGCCTGCCCCCTCTGTCCCTACGCCTCCGCCCACCTGGACAACCTCAAGCGACACCAGCGTGTGCACACAGGCGAGCGGCCCTACAAGTGCCAGCTCTGCGACTACGCCTGTGGCAACCTGGCCAACCTCAAGCGTCACGGCCGCATCCACTCCGGCGACAAGCCCTTCCGCTGCAGCCTGTGCAGCTACCGCTGCAACCAGAGCATGAACCTCAAACGCCACATGCTGCGCCACACGGGCGAGAAGCCCTTCCGCTGCCACCTCTGCCCCTACACCACCGGCCACTGGGACAACTACAAGCGCCACCAGAAGATCCACGGCCCTGCTGCTGAGGGCTGGGCCAGCCCCCCGAGTGCCAAGCCCCGGCTGGCCCTGCCGCCCCCAGCTGCCTCCCTGCACTAG
- the ZNF513 gene encoding zinc finger protein 513 isoform X2, translating to MPRRKQRHPQPVKVDAEDTLEETPGGDLVLQSDLLLGQDLEFEDSSDRIMGFEKDLEGPYLQTRLPLCSGLSQGAACLRQDVDKGNVDSLVGKISIPAYSLSDDDYSSCRQLSVESDPEEGREPGPTTPPCPQCGLQLAVRVGPSCPQCAGAEEGRGQRVLYSCQLCPFASHYSSHLKRHMKTHNGEKPFKCPHCDYASAQLVNLTRHKRTHTGERPYRCQACSFACSSLGNLRRHERIHSQDKPFQCSACAYRCNQRRNLQRHTRSHQQAEEGPCCRDKAQGPLLPELNLQVSGASSPRLQGEEADALPELLFPFTCRMCGLVLDDGLAQDESLVEQICSRCSLAMLSAEPDESPPESGTKGFSCSLCPFATHYPNHLARHMKTHSGEKPFACPLCPYASAHLDNLKRHQRVHTGERPYKCQLCDYACGNLANLKRHGRIHSGDKPFRCSLCSYRCNQSMNLKRHMLRHTGEKPFRCHLCPYTTGHWDNYKRHQKIHGPAAEGWASPPSAKPRLALPPPAASLH from the exons ATGCCCCGCCGGAAGCAGCGACACCCGCAGCCCGTGAAAG TGGACGCTGAAGACACTCTCGAGGAGACGCCAGGAGGGGATCTGGTGCTGCAGAGTGACCTGCTGCTGGGCCAGGACCTGGAGTTTGAGGACAGCAGCGACAGGATCATGGGCTTTGAGAAAGACTTGGAAG GACCCTACCTACAGACCAGGCTCCCATTGTGCTCGGGGCTGTCCCAAGGCGCTGCCTGCCTTAGACAAGACGTGGACAAAGGCAACG TGGACTCCCTGGTGGGGAAGATCTCCATCCCAGCTTACTCGCTGAGTGACGACGACTACTCCAGCTGCCGGCAGCTGAGCGTGGAGAGTGACCCCGAGGAGGGGCGGGAGCCTGGCCCCACAACCCCGCCTTGTCCTCAGTGTGGCCTGCAGCTGGCCGTGCGCGTGGGGCCGAGCTGCCCGCAGTGTGCGGGGGCCGAGGAGGGCCGGGGCCAGCGTGTGCTCTACTCCTGCCAACTCTGCCCCTTCGCCTCCCACTACTCCAGCCACCTCAAGCGCCACATGAAGACCCACAACGGCGAGAAGCCTTTCAAGTGCCCGCACTGCGACTATGCCTCGGCTCAGCTGGTGAACCTGACGCGGCACAAACGCACACACACGGGGGAGAGGCCCTACCGCTGCCAGGCCTGCAGCTTCGCCTGCAGCAGCCTGGGCAACCTGCGGCGCCACGAGCGCATCCACAGCCAGGACAAGCCCTTCCAGTGCAGCGCCTGTGCCTACCGCTGCAACCAGCGCCGTAACCTGCAGCGCCACACGCGGAGCCATCAGCAGGCGGAGGAGGGGCCCTGCTGCCGGGACAAGGCCCAAG GGCCGCTGCTGCCGGAGCTGAACCTGCAGGTGAGTGGTGCCAGCAGCCCCCGCCTGCAGGGCGAGGAGGCAGACGCCTTGCCGGAGCTGCTCTTCCCCTTCACCTGCCGCATGTGTGGGTTGGTGCTGGACGACGGTTTAGCGCAGGACGAGAGCCTGGTGGAGCAGATCTGCAGCCGCTGCAGCCTGGCCATGCTGAGCGCTGAGCCGGATGAGAGCCCCCCCGAGAGCGGCACCAAGGGCTTCTCCTGCAGCCTGTGCCCCTTCGCCACACACTACCCCAACCACCTGGCCCGCCACATGAAGACGCACAGCGGCGAGAAGCCCTTCGCCTGCCCCCTCTGTCCCTACGCCTCCGCCCACCTGGACAACCTCAAGCGACACCAGCGTGTGCACACAGGCGAGCGGCCCTACAAGTGCCAGCTCTGCGACTACGCCTGTGGCAACCTGGCCAACCTCAAGCGTCACGGCCGCATCCACTCCGGCGACAAGCCCTTCCGCTGCAGCCTGTGCAGCTACCGCTGCAACCAGAGCATGAACCTCAAACGCCACATGCTGCGCCACACGGGCGAGAAGCCCTTCCGCTGCCACCTCTGCCCCTACACCACCGGCCACTGGGACAACTACAAGCGCCACCAGAAGATCCACGGCCCTGCTGCTGAGGGCTGGGCCAGCCCCCCGAGTGCCAAGCCCCGGCTGGCCCTGCCGCCCCCAGCTGCCTCCCTGCACTAG
- the ZNF513 gene encoding zinc finger protein 513 isoform X4 produces MGFEKDLEGPYLQTRLPLCSGLSQGAACLRQDVDKGNVDSLVGKISIPAYSLSDDDYSSCRQLSVESDPEEGREPGPTTPPCPQCGLQLAVRVGPSCPQCAGAEEGRGQRVLYSCQLCPFASHYSSHLKRHMKTHNGEKPFKCPHCDYASAQLVNLTRHKRTHTGERPYRCQACSFACSSLGNLRRHERIHSQDKPFQCSACAYRCNQRRNLQRHTRSHQQAEEGPCCRDKAQGPLLPELNLQVSGASSPRLQGEEADALPELLFPFTCRMCGLVLDDGLAQDESLVEQICSRCSLAMLSAEPDESPPESGTKGFSCSLCPFATHYPNHLARHMKTHSGEKPFACPLCPYASAHLDNLKRHQRVHTGERPYKCQLCDYACGNLANLKRHGRIHSGDKPFRCSLCSYRCNQSMNLKRHMLRHTGEKPFRCHLCPYTTGHWDNYKRHQKIHGPAAEGWASPPSAKPRLALPPPAASLH; encoded by the exons ATGGGCTTTGAGAAAGACTTGGAAG GACCCTACCTACAGACCAGGCTCCCATTGTGCTCGGGGCTGTCCCAAGGCGCTGCCTGCCTTAGACAAGACGTGGACAAAGGCAACG TGGACTCCCTGGTGGGGAAGATCTCCATCCCAGCTTACTCGCTGAGTGACGACGACTACTCCAGCTGCCGGCAGCTGAGCGTGGAGAGTGACCCCGAGGAGGGGCGGGAGCCTGGCCCCACAACCCCGCCTTGTCCTCAGTGTGGCCTGCAGCTGGCCGTGCGCGTGGGGCCGAGCTGCCCGCAGTGTGCGGGGGCCGAGGAGGGCCGGGGCCAGCGTGTGCTCTACTCCTGCCAACTCTGCCCCTTCGCCTCCCACTACTCCAGCCACCTCAAGCGCCACATGAAGACCCACAACGGCGAGAAGCCTTTCAAGTGCCCGCACTGCGACTATGCCTCGGCTCAGCTGGTGAACCTGACGCGGCACAAACGCACACACACGGGGGAGAGGCCCTACCGCTGCCAGGCCTGCAGCTTCGCCTGCAGCAGCCTGGGCAACCTGCGGCGCCACGAGCGCATCCACAGCCAGGACAAGCCCTTCCAGTGCAGCGCCTGTGCCTACCGCTGCAACCAGCGCCGTAACCTGCAGCGCCACACGCGGAGCCATCAGCAGGCGGAGGAGGGGCCCTGCTGCCGGGACAAGGCCCAAG GGCCGCTGCTGCCGGAGCTGAACCTGCAGGTGAGTGGTGCCAGCAGCCCCCGCCTGCAGGGCGAGGAGGCAGACGCCTTGCCGGAGCTGCTCTTCCCCTTCACCTGCCGCATGTGTGGGTTGGTGCTGGACGACGGTTTAGCGCAGGACGAGAGCCTGGTGGAGCAGATCTGCAGCCGCTGCAGCCTGGCCATGCTGAGCGCTGAGCCGGATGAGAGCCCCCCCGAGAGCGGCACCAAGGGCTTCTCCTGCAGCCTGTGCCCCTTCGCCACACACTACCCCAACCACCTGGCCCGCCACATGAAGACGCACAGCGGCGAGAAGCCCTTCGCCTGCCCCCTCTGTCCCTACGCCTCCGCCCACCTGGACAACCTCAAGCGACACCAGCGTGTGCACACAGGCGAGCGGCCCTACAAGTGCCAGCTCTGCGACTACGCCTGTGGCAACCTGGCCAACCTCAAGCGTCACGGCCGCATCCACTCCGGCGACAAGCCCTTCCGCTGCAGCCTGTGCAGCTACCGCTGCAACCAGAGCATGAACCTCAAACGCCACATGCTGCGCCACACGGGCGAGAAGCCCTTCCGCTGCCACCTCTGCCCCTACACCACCGGCCACTGGGACAACTACAAGCGCCACCAGAAGATCCACGGCCCTGCTGCTGAGGGCTGGGCCAGCCCCCCGAGTGCCAAGCCCCGGCTGGCCCTGCCGCCCCCAGCTGCCTCCCTGCACTAG